In Acinonyx jubatus isolate Ajub_Pintada_27869175 chromosome B3, VMU_Ajub_asm_v1.0, whole genome shotgun sequence, a genomic segment contains:
- the POLR2M gene encoding protein GRINL1A — translation MSSLARGFEPQAPEDLGRRSLAELQEMLKRQERLLRNEKFICKLPDRGKKILDSFAKLKAAIAEREEVRGKTELFHPVSLDCKLRQKAIAVVDVDTDKAQNSDQILDTSSPVCGCSSVSNFKSSETTSQPHPTHKGDEEAPEVEDTVSKCPVPSSRASVPSSSEAGERLPQRRVSSQAEDHSSSSDSLFIDRLQRITIADPGEQHSERDRSAENLAGLCRGAEKKPHYMEVLEIRAKNPVPPPHKFKTNVLPSQQNDSSSHWQRTGSPISLEERRLRDKKHLDDITAARLLPLHHMPTQLLSLEESVALQKQQKQNYEEMQAKLAAQKLAERLNIKMQSYNPEGETSRKYREVRDEDDDQSSGEEF, via the exons ATGTCCTCGCTGGCCCGCGGCTTCGAGCCCCAAGCTCCCGAGGACTTGGGGCGGCGGAGTTTGGCGGAGCTGCAGGAGATGTTGAAGCGCCAGGAGAGACTTTTGCGCAACGA aAAATTCATTTGCAAATTGCCCGACAGAGGTAAAAAGATCTTAGACTCTTTTGCCAAACTGAAAGCTGCCATTGCAGAACGTGAAGAAGTTAGAGGAAAAACTGAACTGTTTCATCCTGTTAGTTTAGACTGTAAGCTAAGGCAAAAAGCAATTGCAGTTGTTGATGTGGACACAGATAAGGCCCAGAATTCTGACCAGATACTTGATACTTCGTCTCCAGTTTGTGGCTGTTCCTCTGTAAGTAACTTCAAGTCGTCTGAAACAACCTCACAACCACATCCTACTCACAAAGGCGATGAAGAGGCTCCGGAGGTTGAGGACACAGTGAGCAAGTGCCCGGTTCCCAGTAGCAGAGCGAGTGTGCCTTCCTCTTCTGAAGCTGGTGAGCGTCTCCCTCAGCGTCGTGTTTCAAGTCAGGCAGAAGATCATTCCAGCAGCTCGGACAGCCTGTTTATTGATAGGTTACAAAGGATCACAATTGCGGACCCAGGTGAACAGCATTCAGAACGGGACAGGAGTGCTGAGAACTTGGCAGGGCTTTGTCGTGGGGCAGAGAAGAAGCCTCATTACATGGAAGTGCTAGAAATTCGAGCCAAGAACCCAGTGCCCCCACcacataaatttaaaactaatGT ATTACCTTCACAACAAAATGATTCATCTAGTCATTGGCAGAGAACAGGGTCTCCCATTTCCTTGGAAGAAAGGCGGCTCAGGGATAAGAAGCATCTTGATGACATCACAGCAGCTCGGCTCCTGCCACTTCACCATATGCCCACACAGCTGCTCTCCCTGGAAGAATCTGTGGCACTTCAGAAACAGCAGAAACAGAATTATGAG GAGATGCAAGCCAAGCTCGCGGCACAGAAATTAGCTGAAAGGCTTAATATAAAGATGCAGAGCTATAATCCGGAAGGGGAGACTTCCAGGAAGTACCGAGAAGTAAGGGATGAAGATGATGATCAGTCCTCTGGTGAGGAATTCTGA